From Tiliqua scincoides isolate rTilSci1 chromosome 2, rTilSci1.hap2, whole genome shotgun sequence, the proteins below share one genomic window:
- the LOC136639005 gene encoding olfactory receptor 2T2-like, with translation MDRVSPCGACTSKDTHFFFAVLLSMAFIALLGNSLLLFLIQIDSTLHTPMYFFLSQLSCLDIGQIFIVVPKMSVGFLTQRYGISLSGCVTQIFLSVTLGSSESFLLAVMSYDRYVAICRPLQYPVLMRRTICIIMTVGIWSSSSLIILVIAVYVQSLPYCGSNVIKHFVCEFPALLKLSCTDTSAFEKVIYLDNVLIIFLPILVIFSSYIAILVQVLSMHSIERRHKALGTCLSHLIVVSIFFGASMLNYTVPVSSYSSQRSMINSVFITVVPPVLNPFIYSLRNRDVMAALKKLFVKCIPQK, from the coding sequence ATGGACCGAGTTTCTCCTTGTGGGGCTTGTACATCTAAAGACACCCACTTTTTCTTTGCTGTGTTGCTTTCGATGGCCTTCATTGCTCTGTTGGGGAACTCTCTCCTCCTGTTCCTTATCCAGATTGATTCCACCCTTCATACTCCAATGTACTTTTTCCTGAGTCAACTGTCCTGCTTGGATATTGGTCAGATATTCATTGTGGTCCCTAAAATGTCAGTGGGCTTTTTAACACAGAGATACGGAATTTCACTCTCAGGGTGTGTGACTCAGATTTTTCTCTCTGTGACCTTGGGGAGTTCAGAAAGCTTCCTCTTGGCTGTCATGTCATACGATAGGTATGTGGCCATCTGCAGGCCCTTGCAATACCCAGTCCTCATGAGGAGAACCATCTGCATTATCATGACAGTGGGGATCTGGTCTTCATCATCACTTATCATCCTGGTCATTGCTGTTTATGTACAATCTCTTCCTTATTGTGGGTCAAACGTGATTAAACATTTTGTTTGTGAGTTCCCAGCTCTCCTGAAGTTATCCTGCACTGACACATCAGCGTTTGAAAAAGTGATATACCTTGACAATGTGTTGATAAtttttctccccatcttagtAATCTTTTCCTCGTACATAGCCATCCTTGTGCAAGTTTTGAGCATGCACTCAATTGAAAGAAGGCACAAGGCCTTAGGGACCTGCTTATCTCACTTGATTGTGGTGAGTATCTTTTTTGGGGCATCTATGCTGAACTACACTGTTCCTGTATCTTCTTATTCATCACAAAGGTCCATGATTAACTCTGTGTTCATCACTGTTGTCCCCCCAGTGCTGAACCCTTTTATATACAGCCTGCGGAATCGGGATGTGATGGCAGCACTGAAAAAGCTCTTTGTAAAATGCATACCACAGAAATGA